The Oreochromis niloticus isolate F11D_XX linkage group LG15, O_niloticus_UMD_NMBU, whole genome shotgun sequence genome includes a region encoding these proteins:
- the cdc42bpb gene encoding LOW QUALITY PROTEIN: serine/threonine-protein kinase MRCK beta (The sequence of the model RefSeq protein was modified relative to this genomic sequence to represent the inferred CDS: inserted 2 bases in 2 codons) → MSAQERLKRLEKLLLEQRAAGCLSVEALLDLLLCFYTECSQSPLKREKHVTDFLEWVKPFTTTVKDMRLHKDDFEILKVIGRGAFGEVAVVKMKHTEQVYAMKILNKWEMLKRAETACFREERDVLVKGDSQWITNLHYAFQDDNYLYLVMDYYVGGDLLTLLSKFEDRLPEDMAKFYVAEMVLAIHSIHQQHYIHRDIKPDNVLLDVNGHIRLADFGSCLRMMEDGTVQSSVAVGTPDYISPEILQAMEDGMGRYGPECDWWSLGVCMYEMLYGETPFYAESLVETYGKIMNHEERFQFPSHVTDVSEDAKDLIQRLLCSRERRLGLNGISDFKSHPFFNAIDWDNIRSTGAPYIPEVSSPTDTSNFDVDDDVLKNPDIGPPVSHTGFTGQHLPFVGFTYTTDSCFSDRSSVSRAGLRVQIETDGGAGGEEVEVFEKRIRRLEQEKQELNRKLQESTQALQAPARGGTLSRDKEIKKLNEEIERLKKKLADSDRLEHQLEEAVSLRQDYESSASKMRSLEKQVKSLRQEKDEVHKQLADALERLRSQTKELKEAHSQRKLALQEFSELSERMAELRSSKQRLTRQLRDKEEEMEALLQKMDGTRQEIRKMEKSRKELEAQLDEAQTEASKERKLREHSEVYSKQLEAELQSLKSQQGRGVAAGGAEFHQELSRLKAELDKKVVFYEEELLRRDSAHSSEIKNLRKDLQESEGAQLTANKELLQLRDKLDKAKRDRQVEMEEALTALKEKHEREKNLLTEENRKLTTETDKLCSFVDNLTAQNRQLEDELQDLASKKESVAHWEAQITEIIQWVSDEKDARGYLQALATKMTEELETLRSSSLGTRPLDPLWKVRRSQKLDMSARLELQSALDAEIRAKQLVQEELRKVKASNINLESKLKETEERSKEMVEQMETLKKEMEETRSRSDKGLKLPDFQDPIFEYFNTSPLAPDLTFRPSDIDATPAKSDTTPPSPSTGSENEEIKAVPSSPSPIYQSTALTTPKPKAHQLSIKTFSSPPQCTHCTSLMVGLIRQGYACEVCSFICHVSCKDHAPLVCPIPAEQAKRPQGIDVQRGIGTAYKGYVRIPKPSGVKKGWQRAFAVVSDCKLFLYDIPEGKSTQPGVAAGLVLDLRDEDLSVSSVLASDVIHATRKDIPCIFRVTSSQLISQLSSVSLLVLAESEVEKRKWVRILEGMQSIVTKNLLKSQQVHVLHEAYDASLPIIKTTLSAAVLDRERIALGTEEGLFVVEVTRDVIVRAADSKKISQIELIPKEKIIALLCGRNRQVHLHPWGVLEGAESSFDAKLADTKGCQAMAAGVLRPGGXPCLLAAVKRQVQCYEITPGKPHHKKLWEVQAPGLVQWLGMLRDRLCIGYPSGFALLALQGESSPISLVSPADPSLSFLAQQPLDALHALEVGSSELLLCFSQLGVYVDGQGRRSRTQELMWPATPLAFCSNSSHLTVYSEYGVDVFDIHTTEWVQTISLRKIRPLNVEGTLNLLSSEPPRLIYFSNTSSEGDLTIPETSDHSRKLMVRTRSKRKFLFKVPEEERLQQRREMLRDPELRSKMISNPTNFNHVAHMGPGDGMQVLMDLPLVGDVASLSSSPSPSPSSSSSRHTLISPPSNFEHVYHMTSASAGAFLQKDASSSSSQQSLLQPSSSSSSSPSTSSVGRSVMPSSHDDSIKDKPRPLSSISRQQRSKTHITRTASDFGGGASSRSICDPDEMDREPDSDSTKHSTPSNSSNPSXPPSPNSPHRSQLTLDGLDSEA, encoded by the exons ATGTCGGCGCAGGAGCGGTTGAAGCGGctggagaagctgctgctggagcAGCGGGCGGCCGGCTGCCTGAGCGTGGAGGCGCTGCTAGACCTGCTGCTCTGCTTCTACACCGAGTGCTCCCAGTCCCCGCTCAAGAGGGAGAAGCACGTCACCGACTTCCTGGAGTGGG TGAAGCCATTCACAACCACGGTGAAGGACATGCGGCTGCACAAAGACGACTTCGAGATCCTGAAGGTGATTGGACGAGGAGCTTTTGGAGAG gtTGCCGTGGTGAAAATGAAGCACACGGAGCAAGTTTATGCTATGAAGATCCTCAATAAGTGGGAGATGCTAAAGCGAGCAGAG ACGGCATGTTTCCGTGAAGAGCGTGACGTCCTGGTGAAAGGAGACAGTCAGTGGATCACCAACCTGCACTACGCCTTCCAGGACGACAACTATTTG TACTTGGTGATGGATTACTACGTGGGTGGCGACCTGCTGACGCTGCTCAGTAAGTTTGAGGATCGACTTCCTGAGGATATGGCCAAGTTCTACGTGGCTGAGATGGTACTTGCCATCCACTCCATCCATCAGCAGCACTACATCCACAG AGACATCAAACCTGACAACGTCCTGCTCGACGTCAATGGCCATATTCGCCTCGCAGACTTCGGATCCTGTCTCCGCATGATGGAGGACGGCACG GTTCAGTCCTCGGTGGCAGTTGGCACGCCAGACTACATCTCCCCAGAGATCCTGCAGGCAATGGAGGACGGGATGGGCCGCTATGGCCCAGAGTGCGACTGGTGGTCGCTGGGTGTGTGCATGTACGAGATGCTGTACGGCGAGACACCGTTCTACGCTGAGTCGCTGGTTGAAACCTATGGCAAGATCATGAATCATGAG GAGCGTTTCCAGTTCCCTTCCCATGTGACCGATGTGTCTGAAGATGCCAAGGATCTGATCCAGCGCTTGCTCTGTTCCAGGGAACGTCGCCTCGGACTTAATGGGATCTCCGACTTTAAAAGCCACCCTTTCTTCAACGCGATCGACTGGGACAACATCCGGTCCACCGGGGCCCCCTACATCCCCGAGGTGTCGTCACCCACCGACACCTCCAACTTTGACGTAGATGATGATGTCCTGAAGAACCCG GACATTGGACCTCCAGTGTCTCACACTGGTTTTACAGGGCAGCACCTCCCCTTCGTTGGATTCACCTACACCACCGACAGCTGCTTCTCCGACCGCAGCTCTGTCAGCAGGGCGGGGTTGCGTGTCCAGATCGAAACAGACGGCGGAGCGGgaggggaggaggtggaggtttTTGAGAAGAGGATTCGTCGACTGGAGCAGGAGAAACAGGAACTGAACCGCAAACTGCAGG AGTCGACTCAGGCCCTGCAGGCTCCAGCTCGAGGAGGAACTCTGAGTCGAGACAAAGAGATCAAGAAGCTCAACGAGGAGATTGAACGACTCAAGAAGAAGCTGGCAG ACTCTGACAGGCTGGAGCACCAGCTGGAGGAGGCGGTCTCTCTCAGACAGGACTATGAAAGCTCCGCCTCCAAAATGAGGAGCCTGGAGAAGCAGGTGAAAAGCCTGCGACAGGAGAAGGATGAGGTCCACAAG CAGTTGGCTGACGCCCTGGAACGCCTGAGGAGTCAGACGAAGGAGCTGAAGGAGGCGCACTCGCAGAGGAAGCTGGCACTGCAGGAGTTCTCTGAGCTGTCAGAGAGGATGGCTGAGCTGCGCTCCTCAAAGCAGCGCCTGACCCGCCAGCTCCGTGacaaggaggaggagatggaagcGCTGCTGCAGAAGATGGACGGCACGAGGCAGGAAATCCGCAAGATGGAGAAGAGCCGCAAGGAG cTGGAGGCTCAGCTGGATGAGGCGCAGACAGAGGCATCAAAGGAGAGGAAGCTGAGGGAGCACAGCGAGGTTTACTCCAAACAGCTGGAGGCGGAGCTACAGAGtctaaag TCTCAGCAGGGCCGTGGAGTAGCAGCGGGAGGAGCGGAGTTTCACCAGGAACTATCCCGTCTAAAGGCAGAGCTGGACAAGAAGGTGGTGTTCTACGAGGAGGAGCTCCTGAGGAGGGACTCGGCCCACTCCTCTGAGATAAAAAACCTCCGCAAAGACCTGCAGGAGTCTGAGGGGGCGCAGCTCACCGCCAACAaggagctgctgcagctccgAGACAAGCTAGACAAGGCCAAGAGGGACAG GCAAGTTGAGATGGAAGAAGCTCTCACTGCTCTCAAGGAGAAACATGAGCGAGAGAAGAACCTGCTGACAGAAGAAAACCGAAAACTGACGACAGAGACCGACAAG CTGTGCTCGTTCGTGGATAACTTGACGGCTCAGAATCGGCAACTAGAAGACGAGCTGCAGGACCTGGCGTCCAAGAAGGAGAGCGTGGCTCACTGGGAGGCTCAGATCACCGAGATCATCCAGTG GGTCAGCGACGAGAAGGACGCTCGAGGTTATCTGCAGGCTCTGGCCACCAAGATGACGGAGGAGCTGGAAACTCTACGCAGCTCCAGCTTGGGAACCAGACCTctg GACCCCCTGTGGAAGGTGCGCCGCAGTCAGAAGTTGGACATGTCTGCTCGCCTCGAGCTGCAGTCAGCTCTGGATGCTGAAATCAGAGCCAAACAGCTGGTCCAGGAGGAGCTGCGCAAAGTCAAAGCCTCAAACATCAACCtggaaag TAAGCTTAAGGAGACAGAGGAAAGGAGCAAGGAAATGGTGGAGCAGATGGAGACCCTAAAAAAGGAGATGGAGGAGACCCGTTCACGTTCCGACAAAG GTCTGAAGCTCCCGGACTTCCAGGACCCTATCTTTGAATACTTCAACACGTCTCCTCTAGCTCCAGACCTCACCTTCAGA CCCTCAGACATAGACGCCACCCCTGCAAAATCAGACACTACGCCCCCATCACCCTCCACAGGCTCCGAAAACGAG GAAATTAAAGCAGTCCCTTCGAGCCCCTCTCCCATCTATCAGAGCACAGCGCTGACCACACCAAAG cccAAAGCTCACCAGCTGAGCATCAAGACATTCTCCAGCCCGCCTCAGTGCACGCACTGCACCTCCCTGATGGTGGGACTAATCCGGCAGGGATACGCCTGCGAAG TGTGCTCCTTCATCTGTCACGTTTCCTGTAAAGACCACGCCCCTCTTGTCTGCCCAATCCCAGCAGAGCAGGCCAAGAGGCCACAGGGCATTGACGTCCAGAGGGGAATCGGCACTGCATATAAGGGCTACGTCAGG ATTCCGAAGCCCAGTGGCGTGAAAAAGGGCTGGCAGCGAGCATTCGCCGTGGTCTCTGACTGCAAACTCTTTCTCTACGACATCCCAGAGGGAAAATCCACGCAGCCTGGGGTGGCAGCCGGTCTGGTCCTCGACCTCAG GGATGAAGATTTGTCCGTTAGTTCGGTCTTGGCTTCCGATGTGATCCACGCAACCAGGAAGGACATCCCCTGCATCTTCAGA GTGACATCATCGCAGCTGATCTCGCAGCTGTCTTCAGTGTCTCTGCTTGTCCTGGCAGAGAGCGAGGTAGAAAAGAGAAAATGGGTCCGGATTCTGGAAGGTATGCAGAGCATCGTGACCAAGAACCTGCTGAAGAGCCAGCAGGTCCACGTCCTGCACGAGGCCTACGATGCCTCGCTGCCCATCATCAAGACCACGCTGTCCGCCGCTGTGCTCG ATCGTGAGAGGATCGCCCTGGGAACAGAAGAAGGACTGTTTGTGGTTGAAGTCACGAGAGACG TGATTGTGAGAGCCGCAGACAGTAAGAAGATCTCTCAGATTGAATTGATCCCAAAGGAGAAGATCATTGCGCTCCTCTGTGGTCGCAACCGTCAAGTTCACCTTCACCCCTGGGGGGTGCTGGAGGGAGCGGAGTCCAGCTTCGATGCCAAGCTGGCAGACACCAAAGGCTGCCAGGCTATGGCTGCCGGCGTTCTCCGCCCAGGAG CCCCCTGCCTGCTGGCTGCCGTCAAACGTCAG GTTCAGTGCTACGAGATCACTCCGGGAAAGCCCCACCACAAGAAGCTGTGGGAGGTGCAGGCCCCAGGTTTGGTTCAGTGGTTGGGGATGCTCAGGGACCGGCTGTGCATCGGTTACCCGTCAGGCTTCGCTCTGCTGGCCTTGCAGGGGGAGTCGTCGCCCATAAGCCTGGTGAGCCCGGCAGACCCATCGCTGTCCTTCCTGGCGCAGCAGCCACTGGACGCTCtgcatgccctggaggtcggatCCAGCGAGCTGCTGCTCTGCTTCAGCCAGCTCGGTGTCTATGTGGATGGACAGGGACGTCGGTCCCGGACCCAGGAGCTCATGTGGCCCGCCACACCGCTTGCTTTCT GCTCTAACTCATCTCACCTGACGGTCTACAGCGAGTATGGGGTCGATGTCTTTGATATTCACACTACTGAGTGGGTCCAAACAATCTCCCTGCGCAAG ATTCGACCTCTGAATGTTGAAGGAACGTTAAACCTGCTGAGCTCAGAACCTCCTCGTCTGATTTACTTCAGCAACACCTCCTCAG AGGGCGATCTCACCATCCCGGAGACGTCCGATCACAGCAGGAAGTTGATGGTTCGAACTCGCAGCAAGAGAAAGTTTCTCTTCAAGGTTCCCGAGGAGGAGCGACTCCAGCAGAGGAG GGAGATGCTGAGGGATCCGGAGCTTCGCTCTAAGATGATTTCTAACCCCACCAACTTTAACCACGTGGCTCACATGGGACCAGGAGACGGCATGCAGGTCCTCATGGACCTTCCTCTG GTTGGTGATGttgcctccctctcctcctccccgtctccctccccttcctcctcttcttctcgtCACACCCTCATCTCTCCCCCCTCCAACTTTGAGCACGTGTATCACATGACGTCGGCATCGGCTGGCGCCTTCTTGCAGAAAGatgcctcctcttcctcctcccagCAGAGCCTCCTGcagccttcctcctcctcctcctcctctccctccacctcctctgtgGGAAGG AGTGTGATGCCCTCCTCTCATGACGACTCCATTAAAGATAAGCCCCGCCCCCTCTCCAGTATCTCACGGCAACAGAGGAGCAAGACGCACATCACACGCACAGCTTCAG ATTTTGGGGGAGGAGCTTCGTCCCGCAGCATCTGTGACCCGGACGAGATGGACCGAGAG CCTGACTCTGACTCC